In Rhizoctonia solani chromosome 7, complete sequence, one DNA window encodes the following:
- a CDS encoding Retrovirus-related Pol polyprotein from transposon codes for MPRHSTPRSSVLPRDSIPTDSPSNPFGPTRHSLEPSSPEELVIPQPILPYESPTKPHASMPALEDPQAGPSSSRRISPHSHKSSSRHSPRLSPLEYEALQEANKLAKPSSSIRKSSPFGHKTSPATFQRMIPVFGLPDIEMLEPSSSRPQPSEPINSHELKRSKGKTSEAHISKHRETQAALLDPNNRSFTNDPAIQKYLPYSPSTTLYPLNEEFLGEFNYQPDCTQMTSWCRKNPQANSFRKVYRQLGRVFYHVEIPPAHENCYPSPSCEQWASHYFKLLDTVVTFRPTCCIITKLVPAQEINHWPEYGKLHTDLNKLIKRTVQSIYDMEELLPIPEWPEHDCLFTSHSFEVAAVTYRDQMEHFIQKLYEILGRQLQTGPPSPVISAGHLSEVEPGQEHLRDRTLQLKQDMTLLVPKSSRASSVTPQEAAQENLLRSLIKPTSQVTIASPLLPEPQVSPPAVALDTSSSTPPGQPPSSIHSSKASLTVTMQPRYLGPDYGTLLIPSEPLPPPPSSIATSSSRSIPLGRISEESPHVTLQVPPTLERTERLRREATRSLGPRPPTPRPTVVPSTSSEETLPSSPRGNASVPIAQPSAIPPFNIQALEDYINNLSDGSIDGLSSSESSTGRDQVAPELIAPATPADSITSVSSAATHTIQTPVAQSTPRIRSQVEEDNVRNIPYNPPLSNAARRVSLAGPSIPLRDPPPHADFINCRSSLGANWQSSGRPAIPAESFTRVSTIPEERSSRLAESAHRRPTSSPESRRTPLSIHANLPYLQEQPAPATREEANMSRRGNFLAPLLAPVPQLQVPPAPPIDRTRLPPHIVGHMVSSRRFSELFNDPPPRDQLRDRLAPLAEGGGGNDPPYDSDDGDFDNSGRRRNNPPRRNGGGPPNDPEDPGNEPYAQANAARARPFNPAPVHFDTKLKPDIIPEWDGDTKKLLCWMTSINNIAEYSSYTRIQLGQQIPLRFTGRALRWFNALDKDYRQIITEDWPALRQAITIHFMNRTFLNRSKNEAMRIRKIEALTIVSDWTDSELIFEIMNGAPKSWTTHIDTSRIVTWEDFLDKIAWHEEDLLGKDSSHNSDIQRQLHQMQSTLKRLEGNRHSRPSARSHLAGSKPVGWHQNNPPPKYPKNDSTVSKGKTPKDKKARPCRHCGSMMHWDRDCKHAKKNSRFVQSHMAQADDDEWEAQEAYEDLCDEAYLDETEYDTEGEESVSEEEQDFHKPLQSLAVSTSSAKPSSGSQEEQHGLEGTTVSQGTNSADQGSKESDSSVFSGYVQPKLPTRKSLNKKLKMASSHTAIAKNGEEITLKQLMSRPPGTAFFGSKATIIKGWLQTNNGPKKRITFDSGSEITLINESILKTLDPSPRVRIGQKLKLIQVTGNSSLSQYISLPIIFDTEQGLVKMIVEAYIVPNMNTPFILGTDFASQYQLSLVRNGDGTRIVFGDTGRSIPVEESDSSPRIDQQGNTFMVEVAQGFIKNSEKIKISKKAYKKQLQHRKLPPNTAKVKVYETVTIPAHTIKLIKVKTTWKEGQASGFMDRSFNSHQQEEHLFAITDCLIDRNNPKIQVSNLSEHPLRLQGGEILGYMHDPNKYLAKEKDITKEEKDSIIKYATLVQAMVQRKGEEKPTAQEEELMKSPEGGPKTAEVPDPEPVPSDRFLQEVNFSEHLTPNQRAKLEKVLRKHELAFGLDGRLGTHNTQLEIRLRPGTKEISLNPYHASPAKREVIDKQIEEWLKLGVIEPSKSAWGFPVIVVYCNSKPRLCVDYRHLNEVAVPDEYPLPKQTDILHALEGSQWLTTLDALAGFTQLTIKEEDREKLAFRCHNSHWQPTKLLFGYRNGPADIEFQDHCNHLDQVLGAIEEAEITLSPKKCHIGYQSLLLLGQKVSRLGLSTHKEKTFLGMMTYFSSYIPFYSWIVAPLFKLLKKGTAWSWEEKGQQAFELAKEALASAPVMAYPIIGKPYRLYTDACDYGLGGILQQVQSIKIKDLKGTKAYKYLRGEYDKGNPVPRMTIPASKQRDNVTGGDTWDRQDFEETTVQVEQVIAYWSRILKEAERNYSPTERKALALKEALVKFQVYLEGAEFVAITDHAALTWSKTYNNVNRRLMTWGLVFSAYPGMQIMHRAGRVHDNADPISRLRRRTPYHTSPLADQLTPLKLNMEEDPLRNLYKEINERFKEKLLRVASTFTQSYKIGNSQKPIKKWIPTLAEAISYQTTTSYSVEISINSEEITKFIEAYNKDSHFKQVMEEFQLHHNPLNPPFHQYQMADNGLIYFIDSQEKYWLCVPKDLQVDILKENHDNLNQGAHAGYAKTYH; via the exons atgcctagacatagtacccctagaagctctgtgcttcctagagACAGCATACCTACAGATAGTCCCAGCAACCCTTTTGGACCTACTAGACACTCTCTTGAGCCATCCTCTCCTGAGGAGCTAGTGATTCCCCAACCCATCCTACCCTATGAATCACCTACCAAGCCACATGCTTCCATGCCTGCCTTGGAAGACCCTCAAGCAGGACCtagtagctcaagaaggatatcaccccactctcataagtcatcatccagacaTTCTCCAAGACTGTCTCCCTTGGAATATGAAGCTCTTCAGGAAGcaaacaagctagctaagccaagttcttctaTAAGGAAGTCTTCACCTTTTGGTCATAAGACTAGCCCAGCTACCTTCCAGAGAATGATTCCTGTATTTGGACTTCCAGATATAGAGATGTTGGAACCCTCCTCTAGTAGACCTCAGCCCTCTGAGCCTATTAATTctcatgagcttaagagaTCTAAAGGAAAGACCTCTGAGGCCCACATATCCAAGCATAGGGAAACTCAAGCTGCCTTACTGGATCCTAACAATAGGtcttttactaatgaccCAGCTATCCAGAAGTACCTACCCTATTCTCCTTCCACTACCTTATACCCCTTAAATGAAGAATTTCTGGGAGAGTTCAACTATCAGCCTGACTGTACCCAGATGACCTCTTGGTGCAGAAAGAACCCTCAAGCTAATAGTTTCAGGAAAGTTTATAGGCAGCTAGGTAgagtattctatcatgtggagATACCTCCAGCACATGAGAATTGCTATCCCTCACCTTCTTGTGAGCAATgggcttctcactacttcaaactactagatactgtagtaacCTTTAGACCTACATGTTGCATCATTACCAAGTTAGTTCCTGCTCAAGAAATTAACCATTGGCCTGAATATGGTAAGTTACATACAGACCTGAATAAACTAATCAAGAGAACTGTTCAGAGCATCTATGACATGGAAGAGCTATTGCCTATTCCAGAATGGCCAGAACATGACTGTCTATTCACCTCTCATTCCTTTGAGGTAGCTGCagtcacttatagggatCAGATGGAGCATTTCATTCAGAAGCTGTATGAGATTCTTGGTAGACAACTTCAGACTGGaccaccttccccagtcatctctgcaggacatctcagtgaggtagaacctggacaagaacaCCTTAGAGATAGGACTCTACAACTTAAGCAAGATATGACCCTGTTAGTGCCCAAAAgttctagagcctcttctgtCACTCCACAGGAGGCGGCTCAAGAGAACTTACTAAGGAGTCTTATCAAGCCCACAAGTCAAGTTACTATTGCTAGTCCTTTACTTCCAGAACCTCAAGTTTCTCCTCCAGCTGTAGCCTTAGACACCTCCAGCAGTACTcctccaggacaacctcctaGTAGTATTCATTCATCCAAAGCCTCTctcactgttactatgcaaccTAGGTATTTAGGACCTGATTATGGAACCTTGCTTATTCCCTCAGAACCTTTACCACCACCTCCTAGCTCTATtgctacttcttcctctagatCTATACCCTTAGGAAGAATATCAGAGGAGTCACCTCATGTAACATTACAAGTTCCACCTACCTTAGAAAGAACTGAGAGACTTAGGAGAGAAGCCACTAGATCTCTAGGACCTAGACCACCTACTCCTAGACCCACTGTAGTCCCTTCCACTAGTTCAGAAGAAACCTTACCATCATCACCTAGAGGCAATGCTAGTGTTCCTATTGCACAACCTTCAGCTATCCCTCCtttcaatatacaagcccttgaagactatatcaacaatctttcagatggaagtatagatggcttaagttcttctgaatcatcaactggaagagaccaagtagccccaGAACTAATAGCCCCAGCTACTCCTGCTGATTCTATTACTTCTGTCTCAAGTGCTGCTACACACACCATACAAACTCCAGTAGCACAATCTACTCCCAGGATTAGGAGCCAAGTAGaagaggataatgttaggaatataccttataatccacctttaagcaatgctgctagaagagttagccttgcaggcccaagtattcctcttagagatccacctccacatgctGACTTTATCAATtgcagatcttccttgggagCAAATTGGCAATCCTCAggaagaccagctataccagCTGAGTCCTTTACCAGAGTATCTACAATCCCAGAAGAGCGCTCCTCTAGACTAGCTGAAAGTGCACACAGGAGACCTACCTCctctcctgaatcaagaagaactcctctaaGTATTCATGCCAATTTACCTTACTTAcaggagcagccagcaccagctactagagaagaagccaatatgagtaggagaggaaacttcttagcccctctactagcacctgtcccacaacttcaagtacctccagcaccacccattgacaggactaggttacctcctcatattgtaggacatatggtctcctctagaaggtttagtgagctgttcaatgatccacctcctagggatcaacttagagatagactagctcccttagctgaaggaggaggaggaaatgaccCACCATATGATAGTGATGATGGAGATTTTGATAACTCTGGTAGAAGAAGGAACAACCCACCTagaaggaatggaggagGACCTCCTAATGACCCAGAAGACccaggaaatgaaccatatgctcaagcaaatgcagctagagctagacctttcaatccagctcctgtacattttgatactaaactgaaacctgacataatcccagagtgggatggagatactaagaAGCTGTTGTgctggatgacatccatcaATAACATAGCTGAATATAGTAGCTACACTagaattcagcttggacagcagATTCCTCTCAGGTTTACAGGTAGAGCTCTTAGATGGTTCAATGCATTGGATAAGGACTATAGGCAAATTATAACTGAAGACTGGCCAGCACTTAGGCAAGCTATCACtatccacttcatgaataggaccttcctgaacagaagcaagaatgaagccatgcgcatcag gaagATAGAGGCTCTTACTATTGTCAGTGACTGGACTGACTCTGAATTGAtctttgaaatcatgaatggtgctcctaagtcctggaccacgcatatagacacctcaagaatagtcacttgggaggacttccttgacaagattgcatggcatgaggaagaccttttgggaaaagattcttcTCATAACTCTGACATACAGCGTCAGCTACATCAGATGCAATCTACTCTCAAGAGACTAGAAGGAAACAGGCACTCTAGGCCAAGTGCGCGCTCACACTTAGCAGGATCTAAACCAgtaggatggcatcaaaataatcctccaccaaaataccctaagaatgactctacagtatctaaaggtaaaactcctaaagacaagaaagctagaccttgcagacactgtggaagtatgATGCACTGGGATAGAGACTGTAAGCATGCCAAAAAGAACTCCAGATTTGTGCAAtcacatatggcacaagcagatgatgatgaatgggaagcccaggaagcttatgaagatctctgtgatgaagcctaccttgatgaaacagaatatgacactgaaggagaagagtctgtttctgaggaagagcaggattttcataagccccttcagtcattagctgtctctacctccagcgctaagcccagctctggatcccaggaggaacagcatggtctggaggggaccactgtcagccagggtactaactctgctgaccagggcagtaaggaatctgattcatctgtattctctggatatgtacaacccaagctccccactaggaagagccttaataagaaactgaaaatggctagtagtcatacagctattgccaagaatggagaagaaatcactctcaagcaattaatgtcaagaccaccaggaactgctttctttggatctaaagccaccatcatcaaaggttggcttcagacaaataatggacctaagaagcgcatcacctttgactcaggatcagagatcactctcattaatgagtcaatacttaaaactctagatccatcacctagagtgcgcattggacaaaaactcaagttaattcaagttactgggaatagtagcttatcacagtatatttcccttcctatcatctttgatactgaacaaggattagttaaaatgattgtagaagCCTATATAGTTCCTAACATGAACACACCTTTTATCTTAGGAACAGACTTTGCATCTCAGTATCAACTGTCATTAGTTAGGAATGGAGATggaacaaggatagtttttggggatacaggacgttctattcctgtggaagaatcagattccagcccaagaattgaccaacaaggtaatacctttatggttgaagttgcgcaaggattcatcaagaattctgagaaaatcaagatctctaagaaagcctacaagaagcaactccaacataggaaattaccTCCCAATACTGCCAAAGTAAAAGTCTATGAGACAGTTACTATCCCAgcgcataccatcaagctcatcaaagtcaagacaacatggaaggaaggtcaagcctctggttttatggacagatctttcaattcccatcaacaagaagaacatctgtttgcaataacagactgcctgatagataggaacaatcccaagattcaggtttctaacctatcagaacatcctttaagattgcaaggaggagaaattcttggatatatgcatgatcccaacaaataccttgcaaaggaaaaggacattactaaggaagaaaaagacagcattATTAAGTATGCTACCTTAGTACAAGCCATGGTGCAGAGGAAGGGTGAAGAAAAACCTACTGcacaagaagaggaattaatgAAGTCACCTGAAGGAGGACCCAAGACTGCTGAGGTACCAGACCCAGAACCTGTCCCTTCAGATAGATTCCTTCAAGAAGTTAATTTCTCAGAACATCTTACTCCTAATCAAAGGGCTAAGCTAGAAAAAGTCTTGCGCAAGCATGAGTTAGCCTTTGGATTAGATGGTAGACTTGGTACTCATAACACTCAACTAGAAATTAGACTAAggccaggaactaaagaaatatctctaaacccttaccatgcttctccagctaaaagagaagtcattgacaagcagattgaggaatggcttaaacttggagtcattgagccatccaagagtgcttggggatttCCTGTCATAGTAGTCTATTGCAACAGTAAACCCAGACTATGTGTGGACTACAGACATCTCAATGAAGTAGCTGTACCAGATGAgtatcccttaccaaaaCAAACTGACATCTTGCATGCCTTGGAAGGATCTCAATGGCTTACTACCTTAGATGCGCTAGCTGGTTTCACTCAGCTAACCATTAAGGAAgaagacagagagaaacttgctttcagatgtcacaacagccattggcaacctaccaagctactctttggatataggaatggaccagcaga CATTGAGTTTCAAGaccattgcaatcacttagatcaagtcttaggagctattgaagaagctgaaatcaccctatctccaaagaaatgccacattggataccaatcactactattgctaggacagaaggtatcaagattaggtctatcaacccataaggaaaaa actttcctagggatgatgacttatttctctagctatattcccttctactcatggattgtagcgcctttgtttaagcttctcaagaaaggaacagcttggtcttgggaggaaaaggGACAACAGGCATTTGAACTTGCTAAAGAAGCCCTTGCATCTGCTCCAGTAATGGCTTATcctattattggaaaaccctacagattatatacagatgcatgcgactatggccttggaggaatattacagcaagtccaatccatcaagataaaagacttaaaagggacaaaggcatacaaatacttaaggggggaatatgacaaaggaaacccagttcccagaatgacaattcctgcttccaagcagagagacaacgtgactgggggggatacatgggataggcaagactttgaagaaacaactgtacaagtggagcaagtcattgcttattggtcaaggattctaaaagaagcagaaagaaactactccccaacagagcgcaaagcattagccctcaaggaagcacttgtgaaatttcaggtatacttggaaggagctgaatttgttgctatcacagatcacgccgctctcacttggagcaagacttacaataatgtcaacaGAAGACTTATGACATGGGGCTTAGTATTCTCAGCCTATCCAGGAATGCAGATTATGCACCGCGCAGGAAGAGTGCATGACAATGCAGATCCCAtctcaagacttaggaggagaACCCCATATCATACCAGTCCTCTGGCAGATCAATTGactccactcaagctcaatatgGAGGAAGACCCATTAAGAAACCTCTATAAGGAGATAAATGAACGTTTCAAAGAGAAACTCCTTAGAGTTGCAAGCACATTCACCCAGAGTTACAAAATTGGAAATAGCCAGAagcccatcaagaagtggataCCCACACTGGCAGAAGCTATCTCTTATCAAACAACTACATCATActctgtggaaatatcaataaactcagaagaaatcacaaAGTTTATAGAAGCATACAACAAGGACTCCCATTTTAAGCAAGTGATGGAAGAGTTCCAATTGCaccacaatccactcaatccacccttccatcaataccagatGGCAGATAatggattgatctacttcATAGATTCCCAGGAAAAGTATTGGCTATGTGTACCTAAGGATCTACAAGTAGACATATTGAAGgaaaatcatgataacctcaatcaaggagcacatgcTGGTTATGCCAAGACATATCATTGA
- a CDS encoding integrase core domain protein produces MELVQSLAKDALKVAQNYQQKYYNSDKTHITFEPGDSVLINPHSLNLLKHQSGKGNKLNMRYEGPFEVMESISPVAYRIRLPASYCIHPIINIAHLESYKASPPEFGSQPTQNIPREDFQKMPEYEVEKIVEERTIKKGNKRIRQYKVCWLGYSSEHDRWRTEKELRNAPEVIKEWKQTSGSTIHPNHKKKKEF; encoded by the coding sequence ATGGAGTTAGTGCAATCACTAGCTAAGGATGCTCTCAAAGTAGCTCAGAATTATCAACAGAAATACtataattctgacaagacACACATTACCTTTGAGCCAGGAGATTCAGTCTTAATCAATCCCCATTCCTTAAACTTACTCAAACATcagtcagggaaagggaataagctaaatatgcgttatgaaggaccatttgaagttatggaaagcatatcaccagtagcatataggataagattacctgctagctattgcatacatccaatcattaacatagcacacttggaatcttacaaggcatcacccccagagtttgGAAGCCAACCCACTCAGAATATACCTAGAGAGGACTTCCAAAAAATGcctgaatatgaggtggaaaaGATAGTAGAAGAAAGGACCATcaagaaaggcaacaagagGATTAGACAGTACAAAGTCtgttggcttgggtacagctcagaacatgatagatggaggacagagaaagaattaaggaatgctccagaagtaatcaaagaatggaagcaaacctctggctccaccatccatcccaatcacaagaagaagaaggagttttaa